In the genome of Mangifera indica cultivar Alphonso chromosome 9, CATAS_Mindica_2.1, whole genome shotgun sequence, the window CACCTCCCATTGCCTTGGATGATGGGCTAGCGTATGTGCACAAGGTTTTTGTAACCCCCACAAAAATTTACTTTCGTGGTCCAGAAGTCAGTCTGTCCAATCGTGTCTTACGCAGTTATCCTGATGACATTGATAATTTTCTTCGTGTTTCATTTGTTGATGAGGATATGGATAGATTGTTTTCAACAGTTTTATCTCCTAAGGCATCAGGAAAAAAGCGTACTAGAATTTATCAGAGGATACTGTCAACTCTCCGAAATGGCATAGTCATCGGAGACAAAAAGTTTGAAACTCTTGCTTTCTCAAATAGTCAAGTTAGAGAGAATACTTTATGGATGTTTGCATCTAGACCTGGGCTTACTGCAGCAGATATTAGAAAGAGCTTGGGTGATTTTCGTGAGATAAAAAATGTGGCAAGATTTGCAGCCAGACTTGGTCAGTCTTTGAGCGCATCCAGGGTTGCTGTGCCTGTTGATAGGAAGGACATCGAAATCATTCCTGATGTAGAAGTCAAAAGGAAAGGaattaaatatgttttctcTGATGGGATCGGAAAAATATCTTCTGAATTAGCCCAAGAAGTGGCTAAAAAATGTGGTTTCACAAGTTATACTCCATCTGCATTCCAGATACGATATGCTGGGTTCAAAGGTGTTGTAGCTGTTGATCCAAATTCTTCAGTGAAATTATCATTAAGACACAGTATGTTAAAATACGAATCAGACAGCACTAGTCTGGATATTTTGGACAATAGCAAATATCAGTCTTATTTTCTAAATCGCCAGTTGATCACCCTTCTCTCGACGCTTGGTATAAAAGATGGTGTTTTTGAAAGGAAGCAGAGAGAGGCCATAGCTCAATTAGATGCTATTTTGACAGACCCTTCAAGGGCACTTGAGGCGCTTGGATTGATGTGTTCAGGGGAGAGTGCAAATGTTCTCAAGGAAATGCTTAAGTGTGATTATAGGCCAGATGAAGAACCGTTTCTCTCACTGATGCTGCAGACATACCGTGCATCAAGTCTGCAGGACTTGCGAACTAAAGCAAGGATATTTCTTCCCAAAGGACGAAATATGATGGGAACTCTGGATGAGACAGGGACGTTAAAATATGGACAGATCTTTGTGCAATATTCTCACTCCAGATCTAGTCATTTTTCGGATGATTTCTACTTCCAGTCTCGTGGAAACGCATCAAATCAAACTAGTGTTTGTGAAGGAAAGGTGGTGGTTGCTAAAAATCCATGCCTCCATCCAGGAGATATGCGCGTTTTAGAAGCTGTGGATGTGCCAGCTTTGCACCACATGGTTGATTGTGTGGTTTTCCCAGCAAAAGGAAAACGGTAAACCTGCTTTGCACCACATGTTAGATGTTTCTGAAACTGAATTACTTGAATAATTTCAAGGCATATAGATTCTTTATGTTCGGTATAGTGTTTATATCCTAGATTACATGAAATATATTTGCATACATGTATTTACTAATATTTGTTCTGCCCTATTTTCCTGCTTGGtgagtttataaatttatacagTGTAAGCTCAAGAAATTCCTAAATCCTGTATCTATTATCCTAATGATTATGCATGATTATCAATTTAGAAACTGACACTGGTTTCATTATTGATTAGGCTCCATCCAAATGAATGTTCAGGAAGTGACCTTGATGGAGACATGTATTTTGTATGTTGGGATCCTGATCTCATTCCTCCTTATCAGTTTCGGCCCATGGATTATACCCCTGGAAAAGCTAAGGTTTTCCATCGTGATGTTACGATTGAGGTATTGCTCAACTTATAGCATCATGCATGTTAAGATTTATTTAGTCACATTCTTGAATCAACTCTTACTAgtttcatttgaatttaatttctgCAAGTACACTACAATGAGATAGGCATCTCAGCAATAAGTCTTACGATCTGTCATTGCAATTTCCTTCATTGCAACATTTTTCATATGAAATTGCAACAAAACATATATCATTTTGTCCTCACCATTGAtttgttaaactaaattttctCTGTAATTGATGTGCAGTTTGTTTCTCTTGGCTGCTGTCTCTACACTTTCTATTGAGTTTTCTGTAATATAATATAGTGAACTAATCATTGATATTGCGCCTTGAATTTTTGTCTTACAGCGCTCTTTTAGTAGACTATTCTCTTATAAATAGGTAAAAGTCACCTAGTTGTAACAATTAGTTGATGTAATGATTGATTGATTAGTTGCTTGGGGTTTTGAGCACATCACttgggttgagccgaaccaacCCAAATATTTGTATGTTCCTTGTTTTGAGGTTGCTCTATATTGTTTGCAAGTTTGGGCGTTGCATGTTTTATTACCCAACACTAGTATTCTACTATTGCTGGAAGCGTAACTCGATAGCTTCAGAGAGTCTATGATTGGTAATTAGGATACTCCTATGAAACATTTCATGAGATTGAGAATGATTTCTATTTCAGTATGCATCAGATTGTAACAGTAAATGGTGGTGTTTGATCAATGCTGTAGTCTTTTGGCTTAACATATATATCATTGTGCTGCAGGATGTTGAGGAGTACTTCGTTGACTTTATTGTCAATGACAGCTTGGGCATAATCAATCATGCCCATGTTGTCTTTGCAGATAAAGAACCTGAGAAAGCAAGGAGTACGCAATGTCTTCagcttgcccgccaagcctccATTGCTGTGGATTTTCCAAAAACTGGTGTGGCAGCAAAAATACCAAGTGAACTTCGTGTCGATAAATATCCAGACTTCATGGATAAGCCTGACTATATGACCTATCAATCAGAGCGTGTGATGGGAAGGCTGTATCGAGAGGTAAAAGGCATTGCACCACATGCAACTGCTATCAAATCCTTCACAAAGGAAATTGCATTGAGGTCTTTTGATTCTGATATGGAAGTTGATGGTTTCAAGAAATATGTCATTGAAGCTCTCCATTACAAATGCAAGTATGATACTCGGCTGAGTAACCTGATGAAGCATTATGGAATTGAGACTGAGGCAGAAATAGTTAGTGGATACATCATTAAAATAGCAAAAGGTTTTGATAAAAGAGGGGATTTGGATACAATTACTTCTGCCACAAGGTCCATAAGGAAGGAAGCTAGGGCCTGGTTCAACGAGTCTAGTGAGTCAGGTTCTAGTAATTCTGATGGTAATGATGCATATGCAAAGGCTTCAGCATGGTATTATGTAACATACCATCATAGTTATTGGGGTTACTGCATCAAAGAAGGAATTAGCCGTGAACATTTCCTCAGTTTTCCATGGTGCATTTATGATACGCTCATTGAgatcaaggaaaaaaaaaaaagaaaaatgagcgGCTAAGAGCAAGTGATGGACATTATTTTTCATCACTAGTGTGCCATTTCAGTAACGAATTGCACttttagttggtggagcgatttaaATGGTGTTCAGTACCTAAGTATCTGCGTACGCTTGTTCCTATATAATAAAGCTACATGTGTAATAGCAACTTTAGTTCCTTTACTCTATGGTGGAAGTGTGTTGTTTTATAATGTATTTTTTCAGAAGTGTGTTGTGTGTTTAATACTGGAAACCTGTATTCAGttcatgtaataaaataaatgtctGGTTTGTTGCGTGATCTCTTGGAATTTGCTTTGTTTAGCATAGTAGAGTTTATCAAAGAATAATATCCACTATAGGAAATGGCATAGCTATTTGTGATAAGAAGTTTGGAactctttcattttcaaatagtcaattaaaaataattctttgtgGATGTTTGGGTCTAGACTCTAGACCTGGTCTTGCTGGAGCTGATATCAGGGAGCAGATGAGTGATTTTCTTGAGACCAAGAATGTGGGGAAATGTGCAGCTAGATGGGTCAGCCTTTCGGTGCATCCATTGAAGTTTGGCATGTTTATAACAAAGAATATAATACCATCCCTGATGTGGAAACTCAGAGGGATGGAAATACATATGTTTTTTACTGACGGAACTGAAAAGATATCTGCTGAATTATCTCAAATAGTGGCTAGAAAATGTGGCATAACAGCCTTTTAGATTCAATATGGTGGATAAAAAGGTGTTGTTTCTGTGGATCCAAATTAATCAGTAAAATTTAGAAACAGTATGTTGAAATACAAATTGAAAAGCACTAGCCTGGATGTTTTGAAATTGAGCAAGTATCAACCTTGACTTCTTAATTGCCAGTTGATAACCCTTTTGTCTACCCTCAAAATTTAAGATTGTGTTTTCAAAAGGAAGCAGAAAGAGTTCATATCTAAATTAGACGCTATTTTAACGGATCCCTTGAGGACACATGCAGCACTGGAATTCATGTCTACATGGGAGAacacaaattttaatatgaaatggCTATTTCTTGGTTATGATGGGATGTCTTGATGAAACAGTGACTTCGGAGTATGTGAGGTGTTTGTGCAATAATCTGGCACTGGTACTCAGTTTtctgacaattttttttatatgattagtGGCAATAGATCAGTTCAACATAATATTGTTGACAGACAAGCAGTTGTTGCAAAAAACCTTGTCTGCTTCCAGGAGACGTGTAAGTTTTAAGTGCTGTGAATGTGCAGGCTTTGCACCACATGGTGGATTGCATTGTTTTCCCATTGAAAGGAAAGAGATAAGACTTATTCTAGCTACAATACTTTTTCCATCTAGATGTTTATGAAAGtggtttaaaatcatataattagatgattttcaAAGTAAATCATACGGGCTTTCTATTTACAGTATTATTGTTTGCTAATTAATTCTGTACACTCTAGTTGGTTTAGTTAGTAAAACGAAGAGGCAAAACAGGACACCTTTTCATTAACATCTCCTTTCTTAGTCTCATTCATTGCGTTGTCATTTGACTCAAAATTCATCAATACTAGATTTTAAATTGACAATGAAcaactttataaataatttccCTTGTTTGTCTCACATTTTATAGAATATAAATTGAGTTGTGACTCCTTAAAGTTTGATTCCCCTGTCTCAGCATGTTCTATAGCTAGCACTAAAAAAATCTCGAACTGTTTATAACCAACATGGCCATTAAAGTGCTCCCATCACTCAATCAGTTGGATATTTTATAATGCTATGAAGTAACTTGGAAATTTCACAATGTTGCAGAAGAACTCGATGCTCCAAGCAAAGCAAATTTAGTTATAGTGGAACTGAGCTTCCTCATGCCTGACTTAAAGACCAGATAATATTCTAAATGCctcaatttgtttttattctcAGATTCCAATAGCTGCTTTTACTGGTGTAAAATCAAATATGCAATAtacccataaaaaaaatttatctttcatgCTTGCAAGATAGCTGTTGCttattttgaataattgaaattgaCCATGACATAGTGAGTATTTGCcttggaaaaaaattttttccTCTATGTTTTTCTCCACAAGTCAAGGTCTCTCACaagtgtttgtaatattttaatcgGTGAAAACATAAATGTGCAACAGACTCAGTAGCGCTGCCCCAGTCTTTGTATTAAGTAATGGCTGCCAGTCTTGTGGCAAAATTCCACAAAGTACAGGGGTAGGTGGGACTGAGTTAAGAGTTGGGGTTACCTTGCAAGGTCTCCAGCAGCTGGGTTTAACAGATCTCTTTACTTCTCATTCGCATGTGGTAAGTGTCAACTATCTAATACCTTTTGGTCTGATTTCACTgctctacttttttttttgtgtgtgtgtgttggaGCTGCGAATATTTTCTTGTTCgaaaaaagattgttttaacACTACAAACTTCCAAAACCATCTTCAGCATACCATTTTTCATGCTCAAGGAATTGAGAATGGAAGTTTGGGTTAATGGATTGATCCATTGTTCTACATGTTTCCTCCACTTCCTCTGTGTTGGCCCCAAAATAACTATAATACCcctcatgttttttttttttttaaacttttattgagtaataatatatatatacaattaatatGATCATGAACATCACTTGACATTAAAAATATGGTTGAGACTTTACAAGGGGTAGCCTCTGGTAACTAGAGTTACTGGCTTCTCTGCACCTTTGAGCTTTCGGTGTCTCAATATTTCAGATTCTTTGGTAGACTCAAAGATAGCATTATTCGCACGTAAATTAAGCATCTTCTTGAGGGCCAAAGCTTCTTCTTCCCTTTGCatctttcttttactttttctcGTCTATATAATCTCCGTATTAGCTTTGTTTGCAGTTTTTATACATGTGAAGGAAGATGGTATGGGCAACGTTTTTGCCATCCATAAGCGTCAGCAGCCAATTAACAACAGTAACCCCGAGTTAAATCGCAGGACAACTAGCAGTCACATAAGTTCTAGAGGGAAATCTGAAATTATTAGCACAAATCGCAGCATGTCACGACAACCATCAACCTCTGTAACCGTGAGTGGTACTGGTCCAAAGATGAAGAGGAGCAACAACATAAAGAACAAGTATTCTTTTATCCCTGACAATTTCACAACCCTTGAAGAGGTTCATATTTCTCTTCTCTTGACTTTCGTCTTTGCTTTCTTTCTTCAATGTTGTGGAGTAGTGTAGTTGTTTGTTCTCGGATAGAAAGGTAGATATATATCCATATCATGCATTTAATAATgcaatttgatatgatatatgtatgtatgtatatgacAGGATAGAGTATTTTCACCCAATGCTGtcatcttcaactttatctCTTTGTTCAATAATTGAGTACATATATGGTGTCACCCAATGCCTGTATTACTGATTATTCTTCTAATAAAATTGTTCATctttttagttatattattttatcagttaGAACAAGCTTTGATTCAGTTCCAATCCAATTTtacttatcatattattatgaACTCAATATTTGAAGATTATCCCAATCTAATGCTAGTGTTTAGTTGGCCAAACTTTTGCtggaattataatttttttttttttttaaaaagtaaacatatatattaacaatataagTCTTTTTATCAAGaggatttattaaaaaataacagccTATACTCATCTTTTTCGACAAAAATAACAgcctaaaaaacaaattaaactatttaaaaccttcataacAAGGGCAAAGATAAACTTACATCGTGTTATAATTGGTTAGGTGAGAAACACGTTTTCAGTCAAGTCAACACGGTTTGGTTTTTCGGTAGTGGGAAAGTGCTGTCATGTAATTAATGGTCTTTCTCTTATCTTCAAATGTGAGTGCTTGTTGGACTACTTGTTTGCTAATAGTGAATCACGTGGGATCCATTTTAATCaccatttcttttctttttcttcttttgtttaataatttattgcaTTTCTCTTTATGGGTATTCTCCTTTTTAATTCTTTGATCTTATCACAAGGATGTTCTTCCATTCTAATCCCTTTGCTACAAGTCCTTGTCTAGGGCTTATTTAGGACTCACCACATGAGAGAATTCTATAGCATCACAATTAGGGTTTCAAATGAATTGAGTCTAGTCTGGCTCTGTTATTGTCAAGCCAATCTTGACCTTATTTTTTCTTGGCTTAATGAGCCCACTAGCTTGCGGCTTTTTACAATTCCCCCTGTACTTTTATATCTGATCCCGTCAGCTTTTAAATTTTGAACATAAACCCACACCAAATCTTGAATATAGGAGGATAACTAATAAATATGAGTGAAGATGTTTTACtgtaattttattagttaagtttgagttcaatgaTACTCGGTTCAATTCGATTGCAGCACTAATCACAATGATAGCCCAAAccaatacaaatatttataaccATCAACTAATTGTAAAGTAGaaaatggttttaaaaattgagagGGAGCATAAATTTTGTGCCAAGTTTTGGGTTTCTTGACTGAAAACACCACCCACTTATCTAGGAATCTTATATGCCGTACACTAATAAAAGAAGGCCTAGTGTTAGCATTATGAGATTCTTGCATACGGTCTGGTTTTCTAGTtcttacaaaatatataaagccAACAACTCTCGACATTCCTTGTATTCTGCATCGGAAATTCATTCTCTTTTTGCTAATCATTTTCCATACTGGTTTcctacaaaaattatattacttaaaagTTATACAAGTCATGTTAATGAGTTTCTGAAGCTTGAGAAATGGTATATCCTGTTTTCAGGTAACAATAGCCTTGAGGGATGCTGGATTAGAATCTTCCAATCTCATTCTTGGAATCGATTTCACAAAAAGCAATGAATGGACTGGTATACATTATTGTTCCCGGAATATGGTTAATTTGAGTGAAACTGAAGTCCTTTCATCTTAAAAGAGAGCACGCATGCACATCTCTTTTTCATATTCGTGCAACCCCTAGGGAAATTGAACATTTAAACTTaggaaacaaaaaataagtacATCCATTGTATCAATGTAAGATCAATCAAGGAAAGCATGTCATGTTAATGCAAGTCAAGTATTTCCAAATTTCTCCAAAATTTGGCATTAGTTcatgtttaataaatattttgagcTCATGCATTTACTATGTATTTCTATTGAAACTAATGCATTCATGTTATTATTAAAGgcaaaatatcatttaataatcgGAGCCTTCATGCCATTGGAGACACCCCTAATCCATATGAAACAGCGATCTCTATAATTGGAAAGACAATTGCCCCCTTTGATGAAGACAACTTGATCCCTTGTTTTGGCTTTGGTG includes:
- the LOC123225543 gene encoding probable RNA-dependent RNA polymerase 1; this translates as MAKTISLFGFASIKPEIAVKEFVEGYTGKGTVYDVVKVEQKKGSRAYAIVEFTTMEAAEYIVSMAAERLIWDGDSYLKARYVDHDRNSAMEKTPQDRTDNARLNFGCQISEEKFYVLWSQENVSVKFDSDLRNFSFFLSYDSVDYKLKVPYETIWQIQLQRPHDQSVKFLVIQLYGAPLIYKRESHWDRTVDFTPSSSIGQSSAMCLELPGGDHVPKALKDFFFYKESPGKFSLKKGSTFSCNSDLVPIISPPQGIDLPFKILFKINSLIQHGCIPGPVLDVKFFRFFDPSRMDIAFIEHALEKLFNLRECCYDPVSWLKDQYKNYSKSKTLLGSPPIALDDGLAYVHKVFVTPTKIYFRGPEVSLSNRVLRSYPDDIDNFLRVSFVDEDMDRLFSTVLSPKASGKKRTRIYQRILSTLRNGIVIGDKKFETLAFSNSQVRENTLWMFASRPGLTAADIRKSLGDFREIKNVARFAARLGQSLSASRVAVPVDRKDIEIIPDVEVKRKGIKYVFSDGIGKISSELAQEVAKKCGFTSYTPSAFQIRYAGFKGVVAVDPNSSVKLSLRHSMLKYESDSTSLDILDNSKYQSYFLNRQLITLLSTLGIKDGVFERKQREAIAQLDAILTDPSRALEALGLMCSGESANVLKEMLKCDYRPDEEPFLSLMLQTYRASSLQDLRTKARIFLPKGRNMMGTLDETGTLKYGQIFVQYSHSRSSHFSDDFYFQSRGNASNQTSVCEGKVVVAKNPCLHPGDMRVLEAVDVPALHHMVDCVVFPAKGKRLHPNECSGSDLDGDMYFVCWDPDLIPPYQFRPMDYTPGKAKVFHRDVTIEDVEEYFVDFIVNDSLGIINHAHVVFADKEPEKARSTQCLQLARQASIAVDFPKTGVAAKIPSELRVDKYPDFMDKPDYMTYQSERVMGRLYREVKGIAPHATAIKSFTKEIALRSFDSDMEVDGFKKYVIEALHYKCKYDTRLSNLMKHYGIETEAEIVSGYIIKIAKGFDKRGDLDTITSATRSIRKEARAWFNESSESGSSNSDGNDAYAKASAWYYVTYHHSYWGYCIKEGISREHFLSFPWCIYDTLIEIKEKKKRKMSG